A genomic window from Lotus japonicus ecotype B-129 chromosome 1, LjGifu_v1.2 includes:
- the LOC130730629 gene encoding putative disease resistance protein RGA3 encodes MAESFLFCIAESLIAKLASWAYEETSMVLGAYKDLREFTRTLSYLKAVLLDADQKQEDNQELQEWLRQIKLVFSDAENVLEELEYENLRKKHGIDSNKIKVGQFFSNSNPIVIRHRIARKIKEIKNGLDRVAADRHKFGLKIIDVDGRVVHKREMTYSHVDSDVIGREHDKENIIKLLLLHGNDRTLSVIPIVGIGGLGKTTLAKLVFNDSRMDECFELKMWVCVSEGFDVKQLIVKIINSANDSSSADTPVHHQQKFKDLDIEQLQNRLRKKLRGQKFLLIFDDVWNGSRVEWVRMRDLIQVGAVGSKIVVTTRSHNIASMMGTLPSHILEGLSPEDSLSVFLKWAFKEGEEKKYPHLVNIGREIARKCGGVPLAVRTLGSLLFSKFDTNEWEYVRNNEIWNLPQISGDILPALKLSYDQMPFYLKQCFALFALYPKDYTFDSFDVTSLWGALGLLPSQKGNQILKNGANQYLYELLSISFIQDFVDYGIGFTFKMHYLVHELAKSVAFGDCLLTDYSLECMDSVARGVRHLSFRKDVLGGEFGVQRLSGVRTILFPIAGVGSHNKAFLDAFTTSCKHLRFLDLSDSTYETLPLSIGKLKHLRFLSLENNTKVKTLPDSICNLLKLEVLILIGCTQLETLPKGLRKLISLQHLEITTKLCVLPEDDIENLSSLKTLKIECCDNLESLFGGIKLPNLRALCVANCRSLKSLSLDSDHFPALETLLVDNCDMLKLAEVQEGRNSNSRLKVLTFVSLPQLVTLPLWLQGSMTTLQFLSISSCNSLVVLPEWLSAMNCLKTLCITDCPNVLSLPNDIHGLPTLERLEIHGCPESLGKSQLQVGESSHKP; translated from the coding sequence ATGGCTGAATCATTCCTCTTCTGCATTGCCGAATCACTGATAGCAAAACTTGCTTCTTGGGCATATGAAGAAACTTCCATGGTGCTGGGTGCATACAAAGATCTTCGAGAGTTTACACGAACTCTATCATACCTCAAAGCAGTGCTGTTAGATGCAGATCAGAAGCAGGAAGACAACCAGGAGCTTCAGGAATGGCTGAGGCAGATCAAACTCGTCTTCTCTGATGCTGAAAACGTGTTGGAAGAACTGGAGTATGAAAACCTTAGAAAGAAACATGGCATTGACAGTAACAAAATCAAGGTAGGACAGTTCTTCTCAAATTCCAATCCAATTGTTATCCGTCATAGGATTGCTAGAAAGATCAAAGAAATCAAGAATGGATTAGATAGAGTAGCAGCTGATAGGCATAAGTTTGGTCTAAAAATCATTGATGTTGATGGAAGAGTGGTGCATAAGAGAGAAATGACATACTCCCATGTTGATTCAGATGTGATTGGAAGGGAACATGATAAAGAAAACATCATAAAGCTTTTGCTTTTGCATGGTAATGATAGAACTCTCTCTGTTATCCCCATTGTGGGGATTGGGGGTTTGGGAAAGACCACACTTGCAAAGCTTGTGTTTAATGATAGTAGGATGGATGAGTGTTTTGAGTTGAAGATGTGGGTGTGTGTTTCAGAAGGCTTTGACGTCAAGCAATTGATTGTTAAGATAATTAATTCTGCTAATGATTCTAGTTCTGCTGATACTCCTGTTCACCACCAacaaaaatttaaagatttgGATATCGAGCAGCTGCAGAATCGTCTCAGGAAGAAACTTAGAGGTCAGAAGTTCCTTCTGATCTTTGATGATGTGTGGAATGGAAGCCGTGTTGAATGGGTTCGGATGAGAGATTTAATACAGGTAGGTGCTGTTGGGAGTAAAATTGTAGTGACTACTCGTAGTCACAATATTGCTTCCATGATGGGCACCCTTCCATCTCACATTTTGGAAGGGCTTTCTCCAGAGGATTCATTGTCTGTGTTTCTCAAATGGGCATTtaaggaaggagaagagaaaaagtaTCCACATTTGGTAAATATTGGGAGAGAGATTGCAAGAAAATGCGGAGGAGTTCCTTTGGCGGTGAGAACACTAGGGAGTTTACTATTCTCAAAATTTGACACAAATGAGTGGGAATATGTGAGGAACAATGAAATTTGGAATTTACCGCAGATATCTGGAGATATTTTACCTGCTCTTAAGTTAAGCTATGATCAAATGCCATTCTATTTGAAACAATGTTTTGCTTTGTTCGCCCTTTACCCGAAGGATTATACATTTGATAGTTTTGATGTAACATCTCTTTGGGGGGCACTTGGTCTCCTTCCATCACAAAAGGGAAATCAGATATTGAAAAATGGTGCGAATCAATATTTGTATGAACTATTGTCAATATCTTTTATTCAAGATTTTGTGGACTATGGGATtggttttacttttaaaatgCATTATTTGGTGCACGAGCTTGCTAAATCTGTTGCATTTGGAGACTGTCTTCTCACAGATTACTCTCTTGAATGTATGGACAGTGTGGCCAGGGGAGTCCGTCATCTGTCTTTTCGTAAAGATGTTTTGGGTGGTGAATTTGGTGTTCAGAGATTATCAGGTGTGAGAACCATACTATTTCCTATTGCTGGAGTTGGATCCCACAACAAAGCTTTCCTGGATGCATTCACCACAAGCTGCAAACACTTGAGATTTTTGGATTTAAGTGATTCTACATATGAGACTTTGCCTTTGTCCATTGGCAAGTTGAAACATTTAAGATTTCTAAGTCTTGAGAATAATACAAAAGTTAAGACACTTCCAGATTCCATCTGCAACCTCCTGAAGTTGGAGGTATTGATACTTATTGGGTGTACACAGCTTGAAACACTGCCTAAAGGTTTAAGAAAATTGATTAGTCTTCAACATTTGGAGATAACAACAAAGCTATGTGTTTTACCAGAGGATGACATTGAAAACTTGAGTTCTCTAAAAACTCTCAAAATTGAATGTTGCGACAATCTGGAGTCTTTGTTTGGAGGGATAAAACTCCCTAATCTGAGAGCATTGTGTGTTGCTAACTGCAGGAGTCTAAAGTCTTTGTCACTTGATAGTGATCATTTTCCTGCATTAGAGACTTTGTTAGTTGACAACTGTGACATGTTGAAATTGGCAGAGGTACAAGAGGGGCGAAACTCCAATTCGAGGTTGAAGGTTTTAACTTTTGTTTCTTTGCCACAGTTGGTGACCTTGCCTCTTTGGCTTCAAGGGTCCATGACAACATTACAATTCTTGTCAATTTCAAGCTGCAACAGTCTTGTGGTGCTTCCTGAGTGGCTTTCAGCTATGAATTGTCTGAAAACACTTTGTATCACAGATTGCCCTAATGTGTTGTCTCTTCCCAATGACATCCATGGCCTTCCCACCCTCGAGCGTTTAGAAATTCATGGTTGTCCGGAATCACTTGGAAAGTCTCAGCTGCAAGTTGGAGAGTCTTCACACAAACCTTAA